In a single window of the Mesoplodon densirostris isolate mMesDen1 chromosome 16, mMesDen1 primary haplotype, whole genome shotgun sequence genome:
- the DBNDD2 gene encoding dysbindin domain-containing protein 2 — MDPNPRAALERQQLRLRERQKFFEDILQPETEFVFPLSHLHLESHRPPIGSISSMEVNVDTLEQVELIDLGDQDGADVFLPCEDPPPTPQTSGVDDRPEEPSLPMPTADRTTSRTCSLSSDSSTNPHSPDVSDSGADTPLAQSDEEEDGGDGGAEPGACS; from the exons ATGGACCCAAATCCGCGGGCAGCCCTGGAGCGCCAGCAGCTCCGCCTTCGGGAGCGGCAGAAATTCTTTGAGGACATTTTACAGCCTGAGACAGAGTTTGTCTTCCCCCTGTCCCACCTGCATCTCGAGTCGCACAGAC CCCCCATAGGTAGTATCTCATCCATGGAGGTGAATGTGGACACACTTGAGCAAGTGGAACTTATCGACCTTGGGGATCAGGACGGAGCTGACGTGTTCTTGCCTTGCGAAGATCCTCCACCGACCCCCCAGACGTCTG GGGTGGACGACCGTCCCGAGGAGCCGAGCCTGCCGATGCCCACGGCAGACAGGACCACATCCCGCACTTGCTCCTTGTCCTCTGACTCCTCCACCAATCCGCACAGCCCGGATGTCAGTGACAGCGGAGCAGACACGCCCTTGGCACAGTCTGAcgaggaggaggatgggggagaTGGCGGGGCAGAGCCTGGAGCCTGCAGCTAG